The following coding sequences lie in one Planctomycetia bacterium genomic window:
- a CDS encoding methyltransferase domain-containing protein produces MLSPSSTLWESPAPPKGSPRDRDNRYYQLLAGGAKTRLLEGFIELRVPELLGGAGPLAADEICRRLNLDLTRGWKFLHLLALAGLLTETPGVDKRGAQGTDGTIFGLSEEAIEYFGPRGDEGYFYRDLVHYWRHVAMLPFADVLRGMPLPEAVRWPPESAEAADHLETWMRVTATGAIRTLVNSGAMAHAERLLDVGGGDGTIACALVELYGNLDATVFNLPASARLAEQNIASRGLTERVHVHIGDFLRAELPTGFDRVLFSRVLTDWNPQICLMLFRKAKAALVPGGRLVINEALVEGNVDYTVAWEFRYLFYDTFGRSLLKPLEAYEQLLHAAGFEIVQVTPMIDDAFYSVIEAQPIGELDTRR; encoded by the coding sequence ATGCTGAGTCCGTCGTCGACGTTGTGGGAATCGCCGGCACCGCCGAAAGGCTCGCCCCGCGATCGAGATAATCGCTACTACCAACTGTTGGCCGGCGGCGCGAAGACCCGGCTGCTCGAAGGCTTCATCGAGCTGCGCGTCCCCGAGCTGCTCGGCGGCGCCGGTCCCTTAGCGGCCGACGAGATTTGTCGTCGTTTGAATCTCGATCTCACGCGCGGTTGGAAGTTTCTGCATCTCTTGGCGCTCGCCGGATTGCTGACGGAAACGCCGGGCGTCGACAAGCGCGGCGCACAAGGGACCGACGGCACGATCTTCGGGCTTTCCGAAGAAGCGATCGAGTATTTCGGTCCGCGCGGCGACGAAGGCTATTTCTATCGCGACTTGGTGCATTATTGGCGCCATGTCGCCATGCTGCCGTTTGCGGACGTGCTGCGGGGCATGCCGCTCCCCGAGGCGGTGCGCTGGCCGCCCGAAAGCGCCGAGGCGGCCGATCACTTGGAGACCTGGATGCGCGTCACCGCGACCGGCGCGATTCGGACGCTCGTCAACTCCGGGGCGATGGCCCATGCCGAGCGCCTGCTCGACGTCGGCGGCGGCGACGGCACGATCGCCTGCGCGCTGGTCGAGCTCTACGGCAACCTCGACGCGACGGTCTTCAATCTCCCCGCCTCCGCCCGACTGGCCGAACAAAACATCGCCTCGCGCGGTCTGACCGAACGGGTTCACGTCCACATCGGCGACTTCCTCCGCGCAGAACTCCCGACCGGTTTCGATCGGGTCTTGTTCAGCCGCGTGCTGACCGATTGGAATCCGCAGATCTGCTTGATGCTGTTTCGCAAAGCGAAAGCGGCGCTCGTGCCGGGAGGCCGGCTGGTGATCAACGAAGCGCTCGTCGAAGGGAACGTCGACTACACCGTGGCGTGGGAGTTTCGCTACCTGTTTTACGACACCTTCGGCCGCTCGCTTTTGAAGCCGCTCGAAGCCTATGAGCAACTCTTGCACGCCGCCGGCTTCGAGATCGTGCAAGTCACGCCGATGATCGACGACGCGTTCTACAGCGTGATCGAAGCCCAGCCGATCGGCGAGCTCGATACGCGACGCTAA
- a CDS encoding YHYH protein, translating to MLPLGGRWYYDPRGETKATPKQFDRSNADRLYYLTDRLEAPFADNTTAWLRRGYLDLAGKLVEQDRFVPDNVVVSFTPTHLVGRSHNLPNHPTAVFPDNARALDGSHNYIKEQDATWLIPLEPKENPEKQAFTSIANRYVMPPGPIGIAINGVVFYDPYDAEAVEAFWRLDRCCGHPSPFQQYHYHKYPVCVKSPWSDDGTGHSPLIGFAFDGFPVYGPYEAAGVMAKDSKELPLNEFNLHDDPERGPHYHVTPGRFPHILGGYWGTLERKNVKRPM from the coding sequence ATGCTGCCGCTCGGCGGACGCTGGTATTACGACCCCCGCGGCGAAACGAAAGCAACACCGAAGCAATTCGACCGCTCGAACGCCGACCGTCTGTATTACTTGACCGATCGCCTCGAAGCGCCGTTTGCCGACAACACGACCGCTTGGCTCCGGCGCGGCTATCTCGATCTCGCGGGCAAGCTGGTCGAGCAAGATCGCTTCGTGCCGGACAACGTCGTCGTCTCGTTCACGCCGACGCACCTGGTCGGTCGTTCGCACAACTTGCCGAACCATCCGACGGCCGTGTTCCCGGACAATGCCCGCGCGCTCGACGGCAGCCACAACTACATCAAAGAGCAAGACGCGACGTGGCTCATTCCGCTGGAGCCGAAAGAGAACCCGGAGAAGCAAGCCTTCACGAGCATCGCGAACCGCTACGTGATGCCGCCGGGCCCGATCGGCATCGCCATCAACGGCGTCGTCTTCTACGATCCTTACGACGCCGAAGCCGTCGAAGCGTTCTGGAGGCTCGACCGGTGTTGCGGGCATCCGAGCCCGTTCCAACAGTATCACTATCACAAGTATCCGGTCTGCGTGAAGTCGCCCTGGAGCGACGACGGCACGGGCCATTCGCCGCTCATCGGCTTCGCATTCGACGGCTTTCCGGTATACGGCCCTTACGAGGCCGCCGGCGTGATGGCGAAAGACTCGAAGGAGCTGCCGCTGAACGAGTTCAACCTCCACGACGATCCCGAGCGCGGCCCGCACTACCACGTAACGCCGGGGCGCTTCCCGCACATTCTCGGCGGCTACTGGGGGACGCTCGAACGAAAGAACGTGAAGCGGCCGATGTAG
- a CDS encoding serine/threonine protein kinase has product MISDPTVEDASKRAPASFSPDTAPIILDDDDLFEMVAADFMRRLRDDDRPTIEEYAGRYPQIAELLRTLLPTIAAVENVKVRTGYTNEGGRASLRKMPERLGDFRLLREIGSGGMGVVYEARQESLERNVAVKVLPPQVLNDERRVYRFELEARLAAQLHHTNIVPVFGVGFDEGLHYYVMQLIDGSGLDRLSAAQPDHRLDPRETARIGRDAARALECAHAQGTLHRDVKPANIMLDRAGHVWITDFGLAQALESEDTVTRTHVAGTLRYLPPERFLGISEVRGDVYCLGVTLFELATGRVPFTGMTSVELMRQITETSLPRLRSVHPLLPADLDTIIAKATAREPAHRYASAGELADDLDRFLEGMPIRARRVSSFERMRRWCLRNRVAAAALGLATASLVTLTVVSAWGYWHTSRLNQELTSSLAAQREARAAAESISATSLEALDRVFERFAPSNSLTSSFAKVDGIASDGAGASTTAVPTVSPQIAAALEDLLPYYLKLAGERGSDPQVRRQTISARHRIGLIHARLGRFTEAREAWNAAEREIAGLVPATADDGTRTGLALLAAEMACDLGDTERLEDRNVEARAAYTLALADLSQLSESQATFASRRTSARIHLALGTRDKGPPPSQQPHAGPGPHGPPDGRGPHAGPPDGPPGGPGGKEGERGGPGGRPGGGPERGPPPFAGPPHPPGPPPFGPHFGPPPFGGPPHDRMPPGPPDGPPGEHAPSPEVDTMLSAHLASAFVLLEQLAIERPADAEVRLLMARCLHQRSKAGPLGREQWESADYRQSVALLRGLCSEFPTVPDFSYELCETLVDFHVRDIPPVDRPAAAAQLREAATISDRLLREHPQTTAYAISNVHIYHRLGTLARDQGDLAESETALKRCYEEQQRIAQQFAGVYLQTEWLARISRNYAETLLRRGHPDQALTVIQATSKVVEPLLKDEALKAQATHDLDILRQFEDRLKKTPPRPVGGNEGE; this is encoded by the coding sequence ATGATCTCCGATCCGACGGTGGAAGACGCCTCGAAGCGCGCGCCCGCCTCGTTCTCGCCGGATACGGCTCCGATCATTCTCGACGACGACGACCTGTTCGAGATGGTCGCCGCCGACTTCATGCGCCGCCTCCGCGACGACGACCGGCCGACGATCGAAGAATACGCCGGCCGTTATCCGCAGATCGCCGAGCTGCTGCGCACGCTCCTGCCGACGATCGCGGCGGTCGAGAACGTGAAGGTACGCACCGGCTATACGAACGAAGGGGGACGCGCCTCGCTCCGCAAGATGCCCGAGCGCCTCGGCGACTTTCGACTCCTACGCGAGATCGGCTCCGGCGGCATGGGGGTCGTGTACGAAGCGCGGCAAGAATCGCTCGAACGAAACGTCGCCGTGAAGGTGCTGCCGCCGCAAGTCTTGAACGACGAGCGGCGCGTGTATCGGTTCGAGCTCGAAGCCCGGCTCGCCGCGCAACTCCATCATACGAACATCGTGCCGGTGTTCGGCGTCGGCTTCGACGAAGGCCTGCATTACTATGTGATGCAATTGATCGACGGCTCGGGCCTCGATCGCCTTTCGGCCGCGCAGCCCGACCACCGGCTCGACCCGCGCGAAACGGCCCGCATCGGGCGCGACGCGGCCCGAGCGCTCGAATGTGCCCATGCGCAGGGGACTTTGCATCGCGACGTGAAGCCGGCGAACATCATGCTCGATCGGGCCGGGCACGTCTGGATCACCGACTTCGGACTCGCGCAGGCTTTGGAATCGGAAGACACGGTCACGCGCACGCATGTCGCCGGAACGCTCCGCTATCTTCCCCCGGAGCGCTTTCTGGGGATCTCCGAAGTGCGCGGCGATGTGTATTGCCTCGGCGTCACCCTCTTCGAGCTCGCCACCGGACGCGTCCCGTTTACGGGCATGACGAGCGTCGAGCTGATGCGGCAGATTACGGAAACGAGCTTGCCTCGGCTCCGCTCCGTCCACCCGCTGCTGCCGGCCGACCTCGACACGATCATCGCCAAAGCGACGGCCCGAGAGCCGGCCCACCGCTACGCTTCGGCCGGCGAATTGGCCGACGACCTCGATCGGTTTCTCGAAGGAATGCCGATCCGTGCGCGGCGAGTCTCGTCGTTCGAACGGATGCGCCGCTGGTGCCTGCGCAATCGGGTCGCCGCCGCGGCGCTCGGCTTAGCAACCGCCTCGCTCGTCACGCTGACCGTCGTGTCGGCTTGGGGCTATTGGCATACGTCGCGCTTGAATCAGGAGCTCACGAGCTCGCTCGCGGCGCAGCGCGAAGCGCGGGCCGCGGCCGAATCGATCTCGGCGACTTCGCTCGAGGCGCTCGATCGAGTCTTCGAGCGGTTCGCGCCGAGCAATTCGCTTACCAGCTCGTTCGCGAAAGTCGACGGCATCGCGAGCGACGGAGCCGGCGCATCGACGACCGCCGTGCCGACCGTCTCGCCGCAGATCGCCGCGGCCTTGGAAGACTTGTTGCCCTACTATCTCAAGCTCGCCGGCGAGCGCGGCTCCGATCCGCAAGTCCGCCGACAAACGATCTCGGCCCGACATCGGATCGGCCTGATCCATGCTCGGCTCGGCCGGTTCACCGAAGCGCGCGAAGCCTGGAACGCGGCTGAGCGCGAGATCGCCGGCTTGGTCCCCGCCACCGCAGACGACGGAACGCGCACCGGTCTGGCGCTGCTCGCGGCCGAAATGGCGTGCGACCTCGGCGACACGGAGCGCTTGGAAGATCGCAACGTCGAGGCCCGCGCCGCCTACACGCTCGCGCTCGCGGACTTATCGCAACTCTCCGAATCGCAAGCGACGTTCGCCTCGCGCCGTACCTCGGCCCGCATCCATCTGGCCTTGGGAACGCGCGACAAAGGACCCCCGCCGTCGCAACAGCCGCACGCCGGTCCCGGCCCGCACGGACCTCCGGACGGTCGAGGTCCGCACGCAGGCCCGCCTGATGGACCGCCGGGAGGACCGGGGGGCAAAGAGGGTGAACGAGGGGGCCCCGGTGGCCGGCCCGGCGGTGGTCCGGAGCGCGGGCCGCCTCCGTTCGCCGGCCCGCCGCATCCGCCCGGCCCACCGCCGTTCGGGCCCCACTTCGGCCCGCCACCGTTTGGTGGGCCGCCGCACGACCGGATGCCGCCGGGACCGCCGGATGGTCCCCCTGGCGAACACGCGCCATCGCCCGAAGTCGATACCATGCTCAGCGCCCATCTGGCTTCGGCGTTCGTGTTGTTGGAGCAGCTCGCTATCGAACGACCGGCCGATGCCGAAGTCCGACTGCTAATGGCTCGGTGCCTGCATCAGCGCTCGAAAGCCGGTCCCTTAGGTCGCGAGCAGTGGGAATCGGCCGACTATCGGCAATCGGTCGCGTTGCTGCGCGGCCTGTGCAGCGAATTTCCGACGGTTCCGGACTTCTCCTACGAACTCTGCGAGACGCTCGTCGATTTCCATGTGCGCGACATTCCGCCGGTCGATCGTCCGGCCGCGGCGGCGCAGCTGCGCGAAGCGGCCACGATCTCCGATCGTCTGCTCCGCGAACATCCGCAAACGACCGCCTACGCGATCTCGAACGTACATATCTACCATCGGCTCGGCACGCTTGCGCGCGATCAAGGAGACCTCGCCGAATCGGAGACCGCGCTGAAGCGCTGCTACGAAGAGCAACAACGGATCGCCCAGCAATTCGCCGGCGTCTATCTACAAACCGAATGGCTGGCACGGATCAGCCGCAACTACGCCGAGACGCTACTCCGTCGCGGGCATCCAGACCAAGCGCTCACGGTGATTCAAGCGACGAGCAAGGTCGTCGAGCCGTTGCTTAAAGACGAAGCTTTAAAAGCTCAAGCGACGCACGATCTCGATATCTTGCGGCAGTTCGAAGACCGCTTGAAAAAGACCCCGCCGCGCCCGGTCGGCGGCAACGAAGGGGAATAG